A window from Vigna angularis cultivar LongXiaoDou No.4 chromosome 7, ASM1680809v1, whole genome shotgun sequence encodes these proteins:
- the LOC108337935 gene encoding trans-Golgi network-localized SYP41-interacting protein 1 isoform X3: MDRNKSRTDLLAAGKKRLQQFRQKKDNKSGSSRGKSSKKAGLPQLVDSDSDAASSVSVSTVSSQITDGNVEDDSHSNVVNTEASESQSVANSLPPDNIDPSVVSSSVVTTYNTGDESVLDSNAELLHQVPGICEKDNESSAQVHGNIAEDIEADVAENVSLSTSGSLVPEGGETHDHASAPVSILSQPAPGTTVAGQSVSEREGEKRAELLLLSQGIPNTSVMQTREDQEADGLVMEKFCQPTDLVIDGQRELLLSEVGESDQSLPGISLEKARIEDASHEAEQLSESIEFLSSQEDILSDKLSGFDEGQGDDIAASGTSVRNLEREVLPSSYHEEIPLQCNQEQNSEVVLIEHDGGLQEGFNQQCPHDGLAIEDPKSRGAHEFDPSRPLDVPSVFDANSINLLQLAEIIRGLSEEECQFLIEARGVESDLDPLASRSILLDHDISEAFQSLKEELFLENLMKNIFNTQLAELLESDNQGQQLVDEIYQLRASYNEVNGKNQYLSEELDNCRVDLHDISSKNVELQNQFNAAMAEVEALSARVVELQNNFDMSQKDSLELSKELADCRGLISSLQVEKKGMNETLDSTNDEKSKLLEEKESHLFEIKNLESELADLKISMEGVKLEKSNLVDRISSVTEDRSKIEGEVEHLKHEIDRLSLDLVESKDLVASLQAENSNLNGNLAFSDDKIKNLVDENHSLSSQIIALNEQLSIEKGERFRFEGDLKEASLQLEQISKENVFLNNTLGMHKTQIEDTGKEHSQPLSQPRDLGRQANVVCEQSKGVKIAITEDSLHIDQEPDEGAPVGPHLNRGEREVFDDDLGFVSLKDCLDEAEKVLTMLENAVNELHSHSVSSSRSGEKVSSPVVSKLIQAFESKGHEDEHEGETRDSNFLQSSSNSFKLTKEQIESLKILLSKWKLDVQIAGALFKGERDDRKAGDAKYSDLEDQFEQLKQHCSGLEASNIELAVQYETVKQLLGDIQEKKFLLEELCDTLKQEDARLKAKNNELYEKLGHCQSTISELHTEMNDVKQISSEMASSLGSQLENLQKELTERAMLLEQGWNISMAQIVELVGKLKESVGGVMSTTFSSDTHSNLDITHQLEVSVHAAAEMIFDLQKKLESTYSEHEIMSTSYKEMSSKCDDLLGRNELAVSLLHKMYSDLRKLVVGNGTTIDDKIDVHSEVLPELLNYDSFQPILKHIGNILNEKQELESVTKEMKSEFMHRETELEELKLKCVDLDSVSKLIQDLTGVLNADIPKLDMNKSPLSWLDSLVSSLVQKMREAEIQHHTTKELYGSKEMELAELKEKMHYLDTLRLENENEILVLKESLYQAEEALVVARSELHKKANELEHSEQRVSSVREKLSIAVTKGKGLVVQRDGLKQSLAETSSELERCLQELQLKDTRLHEVETKLKTYEEAGERVEALESELSYIRNSSNALRESFLLKDSMLQRIEEILEDLDLPEQFHSRDTIEKIDWLASSVSGNSLAMNDWEQKDGVAVGSYSDAGYVARDSWKDDSQLQPDSDDFRMKFEELQSKYYGLAEQNEMLEQSLMERNSLLRRWEELVNSVEMPSHLQSMETEDKIECICAALTEANHHIDALQLKIEKYDSYCGMLNTDLEESQRMVSAFQEDLSALTSERVNLSEKVESLLLENERLSLQKREAELEKEKLIKEMTIVKDELEHKTAIKEQLFTTDGKIRKLQDLVVNTLSESDTQNMGFGDANIDSLEELLGKLIEKLKMEQKLSASARETELENGRLLIEITGLKDKLEHKTAIEEQIFTIDGKIRKLQVLVGDALSESDTQNMVFGDANIDSLEELLRKLIEKLKMEQKLSALTRETELENEMLLNEITSLKDKLENKTAIEEQIFTVDGKIRKLQDLVGDALSESDSQNIVSDNAPIDSLEELLGKLIEKLNMERKLSVLTRETELENEKLLKEITSLKDKLEHKTAIEEQIFTLDGKIRKLQDLVGDALSKSDSQNMVSGNEPIDSLEELLGKLIENLKTEQKLSAHTRETELENEKLLNEIANLMDKLEQKAVIEEQIFIIDDKIRKLHDLVCDALPGSETENLVSGSEKIDSLEELLRKLLQNHANLLSMNPAYGVVGDGLRSQKDDGTLCEERSIDVQDKEASIDRYKIDLEKSLNELLHVKEERDRSLDKQISLSGEVEAMTKRIEGLQGLLNQEEHKSASLREKLNVAVRKGKSLVQQRDSLKHTIEEMSVQMEHLKSEITNRDNTLAEHEQRLGQLSTYPDKLEALESESLQLKKHLEETEHHLQEQEYSLKLILNKLGEIEVGGEGYISDPVKKLEQVGKLCSDLHSTVASLEQESRKSKRASELLLAELNEVQERNDSFQEELAKMNAELVDIRRERDSAEASKLEALAHLEKLSSLHEAGKHSHLSDIMELKSNLNLVFKSFGEVHNLLTNAFIFDLESYRKLEAGLESCMKVNSATNMVDSSITKEHWASSNKKGSVPAHPWQDFDAIDQYDTSVENLRLFCHQLQQFITKVSSLKEKISIHSSLAQELDKTLSKLMASIQREMTSQKESCETMKKELSEHDEKLVAFRGIIAYLYEACNNSSIVLENEKAELSGTKVESSDLGMSLETPLFDDDISEEYIKTMADRLLLTVKGFTSIKAEFLDANKKEMKSTIANLQRELQEKDVQRDRICSDLVKQIKDAEAAATSYSQDLEAFKIQEHNLKKEVEAIEAERKILEQKVNELQDRQETTAELEDKMRSQTTLLAAKDQEIEALMHALDEEETQMEELTNKIVDLEKVVEQKNQEIENLEFSRGKVMKKLSITVSKFDELHHLSANLLSEVEKLQSQLQERDTEISFLRQEVTRCTNDVLLASQMSNQRSSDEIFEFLTWVDMVVSHDGAHDIHPDMKSNSQVHECKEILQKKLMSLLSELENLREVVESKDAMLQVERSKVEELNHKTETLETSLHQKELQLNLLEGVEETSKGAGTSSEIVEVEPVMNRWSPSGAFVAPQVRSLRKGNSDHIAIAVDENPGGTSRIEEEDDKVHGFKSLTSSKIVPRFTRPLTDLIDGLWVSCDRTLMRQPVLRLGIILYWAIMHALLAFFVV, translated from the exons ATGGACCGAAACAAGAGCCGTACCGATCTACTCGCAGCTGGCAAGAAAAGG CTCCAACAGTTTCGTCAGAAGAAGGATAATAAAAGTGGTAGTAGCCGCGgaaaatcatcaaaaaaggCTGGTTTACCTCAGCTAGTTGATTCTGATTCTGATGCTGCAAGTAGTGTCTCAGTTTCAACAGTATCATCTCAGATAACTGATGGAAATGTTGAAGATGACAGTCACTCAAATGTGGTTAATACAGAAGCATCAGAGTCACAGTCTGTGGCAAACTCGTTACCTCCTGACAATATTGATCCTTCTGTTGTTTCATCATCAGTCGTCACTACATATAATACAGGTGATGAATCAGTATTAGATTCTAATGCTGAGCTATTACATCAGGTTCCTGGGATCTGTGAGAAAGATAATGAGTCATCTGCCCAGGTTCATGGGAATATTGCTGAAGATATTGAAGCTGATGTGGCAGAGAATGTGTCTTTGAGTACTTCAGGTAGCTTGGTTCCTGAAGGAGGAGAAACACATGATCATGCATCCGCACCTGTTTCTATTTTGTCCCAGCCTGCTCCTGGTACAACTGTAGCGGGTCAGTCAGTTTCAGAAAGAGAGGGTGAAAAGAGGGCAGAATTGTTGCTTTTATCACAGGGTATTCCAAATACGTCTGTGATGCAAACAAGGGAAGATCAG GAGGCAGATGGTTTGGTCATGGAGAAATTTTGTCAACCCACTGATTTGGTGATTGATGGTCAGAGGGAGCTTCTTTTGTCTGAAGTTGGTGAGAGTGACCAGTCTCTTCCGGGAATTTCTTTGGAGAAAGCTAGAATTGAGGATGCATCTCATGAAGCTGAACAACTGAGCGAGTCAATTGAATTTCTCTCTTCTCAAGAGGACATTCTGTCAGATAAGCTTTCAGGTTTTGATGAAGGCCAAGGAGATGATATTGCAGCTTCAGGGACTTCAGTGAGGAATCTGGAGAGAGAAGTATTGCCTAGTTCATATCATGAAGAAATTCCCCTTCAGTGTAATCAAGAACAGAATAGTGAAGTAGTTCTCATTGAACATGATGGGGGACTTCAGGAGGGGTTTAATCAGCAATGCCCTCATGATGGACTTGCAATTGAGGATCCAAAGTCAAGGGGAGCTCATGAGTTTGATCCATCCAGACCATTGGACGTGCCTTCTGTTTTTGATGCAAACTCCATTAACCTGTTGCAGCTGGCTGAAATTATTAGGGGGCTTAGTGAAGAAGAGTGTCAGTTTCTGATTGAGGCAAGAGGAGTGGAGTCTGATTTGGATCCTTTAGCCAGTCGTTCAATTCTATTGGACCATGACATTTCAGAAGCATTTCAGAGTCTCAAAGAAGAATTGTTTCttgaaaatttaatgaaaaatatatttaacactcAACTAGCTGAACTGCTGGAGTCTGATAACCAGGGTCAACAATTGGTTGATGAAATATATCAGCTTCGTGCTTCTTATAATGAAGTTAATGGGAAGAATCAATACCTTAGTGAAGAGCTTGATAATTGCCGTGTTGATCTACATGATATTTCTAGCAAAAATGTGGAACTGCAAAATCAATTTAATGCTGCCATGGCTGAGGTGGAAGCGCTTTCTGCCAGAGTGGTTGAGCTGCAGAATAATTTTGATATGTCTCAAAAAGATTCACTGGAATTATCCAAAGAGTTGGCTGACTGCAGAGGCTTGATCTCAAGTTTACAGGTGGAAAAGAAGGGCATGAATGAAACTCTTGATTCGACAAATGATGAGAAAAGTAAACTTTTGGAGGAGAAGGAATCTCATCTATTTGAAATTAAGAATCTGGAGTCTGAATTAGCTGACTTAAAGATTTCGATGGAAGGAGTAAAACTTGAGAAGTCCAACTTAGTTGATAGGATCTCTTCTGTGACCGAAGATAGGAGTAAGATTGAAGGAGAAGTCGAGCATCTCAAACATGAGATTGATAGGCTGTCATTAGATCTGGTTGAGAGTAAAGATTTGGTGGCAAGTCTACAGGCAGAAAATTCCAACTTAAATGGGAACCTTGCATTTTCAGATGATAAGATTAAAAATCTTGTAGATGAGAATCATAGTCTCTCTTCTCAAATCATTGCCTTAAATGAGCAATTGTCTATTGAAAAGGGGGAACGATTTAGGTTTGAAGGTGACCTTAAAGAAGCCTCATTGCAGTTGGAACAAATTTCCAAGGAAAATGTATTTCTCAATAACACTTTGGGTATGCACAAGACCCAGATAGAAGACACTGGAAAGGAACACAGCCAGCCACTTTCTCAACCCAGGGACCTTGGGCGTCAAGCCAATGTTGTATGTGAACAAAGTAAGGGTGTTAAAATTGCAATTACTGAAGATTCTCTGCATATAGACCAGGAGCCTGATGAAGGTGCACCAGTGGGGCCACATCTGAATAGAGGTGAACGTGAAGTATTTGATGATGATCTTGGGTTTGTTTCATTGAAGGATTGCTTGGATGAGGCAGAGAAAGTTTTGACGATGCTTGAAAATGCAGTTAATGAGTTGCATTCTCATTCAGTGTCCTCCAGCAGATCTGGTGAAAAAGTTTCCTCACCCGTGGTTTCCAAATTGATACAGGCTTTTGAATCAAAAGGACATGAAGATGAGCATGAAGGGGAAACAAGGGATTCCAATTTTCTTCAGTCATCATCAAACTCATTTAAGTTGACCAAAGAACAAATtgaaagtttgaaaatattGCTTTCGAAGTGGAAGCTTGATGTTCAAATTGCGGGTGCATTATTCAAGGGGGAGCGAGATGATCGGAAAGCTGGTGATGCAAAATACAGTGATCTTGAGGACCAGTTTGAACAATTGAAGCAACATTGTTCAGGTTTGGAAGCATCCAACATTGAACTAGCCGTTCAGTATGAAACTGTAAAGCAACTTCTTGGTGATattcaagaaaagaaatttcttcttgAGGAACTCTGTGATACTTTAAAGCAAGAAGATGCCCGTCTCAAAGCCAAAAATAATGAACTTTATGAGAAGCTTGGACATTGTCAATCAACAATTAGTGAATTGCATACTGAAATGAATGATGTGAAACAAATTTCCAGTGAAATGGCTTCTAGTCTTGGCAGTCAACTAGAAAATTTGCAGAAGGAGTTGACAGAGAGGGCAATGCTACTTGAGCAAGGCTGGAATATTTCTATGGCCCAAATTGTTGAGTTAGTTGGGAAGCTGAAAGAATCAGTTGGTGGAGTTATGAGCACAACTTTCTCTTCTGACACCCACAGTAACCTGGATATCACTCATCAGTTAGAAGTTTCAGTTCATGCAGCTGCTGAAATGATTTTTGATCTGCAGAAGAAACTTGAATCTACATATTCAGAACATGAAATAATGAGCACATCATATAAAGAAATGAGTTCAAAATGTGATGATCTGCTTGGGAGGAATGAATTGGCTGTTAGTCTATTGCATAAGATGTACAGTGACCTGAGGAAACTTGTAGTCGGAAATGGCACGACTATAGATGATAAGATAGATGTACATAGTGAAGTGCTTCCTGAACTACTGAACTATGATAGCTTTCAGCCCATCTTGAAACATATTGGGAATATATTGAATGAGAAGCAAGAACTTGAGTCTGTTACCAAGGAGATGAAGTCGGAATTCATGCACAGGGAAACAGAATTGGAAGAATTGAAGCTGAAGTGTGTTGATTTAGATTCTGTTAGTAAGCTAATACAAGATCTGACAGGTGTGCTGAATGCAGATATCCCAAAGCTTGATATGAATAAATCACCCCTTTCATGGTTAGATTCTTTAGTGTCTAGTCTTGTACAGAAAATGCGAGAGGCTGAAATCCAGCATCACACGACTAAAGAACTATATGGATCCAAGGAGATGGAATTGGCTGAATTGAAGGAAAAAATGCATTATCTAGACACACTTCGTcttgagaatgaaaatgaaatccTTGTTTTGAAGGAAAGCTTATATCAGGCTGAGGAAGCTCTTGTTGTTGCTCGTTCTGAATTACATAAGAAAGCAAATGAACTTGAGCATTCAGAACAGCGAGTGTCCTCCGTCCGTGAGAAACTTAGCATAGCTGTTACCAAGGGGAAAGGTCTGGTTGTACAGCGAGATGGTCTCAAGCAGTCCTTAGCCGAGACATCCAGTGAATTGGAGAGATGCTTGCAAGAGTTACAGTTGAAAGATACTAGACTTCATGAGGTTGAAACAAAACTTAAGACATATGAAGAGGCTGGTGAACGTGTGGAAGCTCTGGAATCTGAGCTTTCTTATATACGGAATTCATCTAATGCTTTGAGAGAGTCATTCCTCCTTAAAGATTCAATGCTTCAGAGGATAGAAGAGATATTGGAAGACTTAGATCTCCCAGAGCAGTTTCATTCAAGGGATACAATTGAGAAGATTGATTGGTTGGCTAGTTCAGTTTCTGgaaactcattggcaatgaATGATTGGGAACAGAAAGATGGTGTGGCAGTAGGCTCATACTCTGATGCTGGTTATGTAGCCAGAGATTCGTGGAAAGATGACAGTCAGCTACAACCAGATTCAgatgattttagaatgaaatttgagGAGTTGCAGAGTAAGTATTATGGGTTGGCTGAGCAAAATGAAATGCTGGAGCAGTCATTGATGGAAAGAAACAGCTTACTTCGGAGATGGGAAGAGCTTGTAAATAGTGTTGAAATGCCTTCACATTTGCAGTCTATGGAGACAGAGGATAAGATTGAATGTATATGTGCAGCACTTACTGAGGCTAATCATCATATAGACGCTCTGCAACTGAAGATCGAAAAATATGATAGTTATTGTGGAATGCTAAATACTGATCTGGAAGAGTCTCAACGGATGGTGTCTGCTTTTCAAGAAGACCTTAGTGCTCTCACATCCGAGAGAGTGAACCTTTCTGAAAAAGTAGAGTCTTTGCTCCTTGAGAATGAGAGACTATCATTGCAGAAAAGGGAGGCTGAACTTGAGAAAGAAAAGCTGATTAAGGAAATGACTATTGTGAAGGACGAGTTGGAACACAAAACTGCAATTAAAGAGCAACTTTTCACTACTGATGGCAAGATCAGAAAGTTGCAGGACTTGGTTGTTAATACCTTGTCAGAATCTGATACACAAAATATGGGGTTTGGTGATGCAAATATTGATTCCTTGGAAGAATTGCTGGGAAAGCTCATAGAAAAGCTGAAGATGGAACAGAAACTGTCCGCATCGGCAAGAGAAACTGAACTTGAGAATGGAAGGCTGCTTATAGAAATAACTGGTTTGAAGGACAAATTGGAACACAAAACTGCAATTGAAGAACAGATTTTCACTATTGATGGCAAGATCAGAAAGTTGCAAGTCTTGGTTGGTGATGCCTTGTCAGAATCTGATACACAAAATATGGTGTTTGGTGATGCAAATATTGATTCCTTGGAAGAGTTGCTGCGAAAGCTCATAGAAAAGCTGAAGATGGAACAGAAACTGTCTGCATTGACCAGAGAAACTGAACTTGAGAACGAAATGCTGCTTAATGAAATAACTAGTTTGAAGGACAAATTGGAAAACAAAACTGcaattgaagaacaaattttCACTGTTGATGGCAAGATAAGAAAGTTGCAAGACTTGGTTGGTGATGCCTTGTCAGAATCTGATTCACAAAATATTGTGTCTGATAATGCACCTATTGATTCCTTAGAAGAATTGCTAGGAAAGCTCATAGAAAAGCTGAACATGGAACGGAAGCTATCTGTATTGACTAGAGAAACTGAACTTGAGAATGAAAAGCTGCTTAAGGAAATAACTAGTTTGAAGGACAAATTGGAACACAAAACTGcaattgaagaacaaattttCACCCTTGATGGCAAGATCAGAAAGTTGCAAGACTTGGTTGGTGATGCCTTGTCAAAGTCTGATTCACAAAATATGGTGTCTGGTAATGAACCTATTGATTCCTTAGAAGAATTGCTAGGAAAGCTCATAGAAAATCTGAAAACAGAACAGAAGCTATCTGCACATACAAGAGAAACTGAACTTGAGAATGAAAAGCTACTTAATGAAATAGCTAATTTAATGGATAAATTGGAACAGAAAGCTGTCATTGAAGAACAGATTTTCATCATTGATGATAAGATCAGAAAATTGCATGATTTAGTTTGCGATGCCTTGCCAGGATCTGAAACAGAAAATCTGGTTTCTGGTAGTGAAAAGATTGATTCCTTGGAGGAATTGCTGAGAAAGCTTTTACAAAATCATGCAAATCTTTTGTCAATGAATCCTGCATATGGGGTTGTAGGTGATGGACTCCGTTCACAAAAGGATGATGGTACACTTTGTGAAGAAAGAAGTATAGATGTGCAGGATAAGGAGGCAAGTATTGATAGATATAAAATAGATCTGGAGAAGTCTTTGAATGAATTGCTGCATGTGAAGGAGGAGAGAGATAGATCTTTGGACAAACAAATATCTTTATCTGGTGAAGTTGAAGCTATGACTAAAAGAATTGAGGGGTTGCAAGGGCTTCTTAATCAGGAGGAGCATAAATCAGCTTCTCTTAGAGAGAAGTTAAATGTTGCAGTTAGGAAAGGGAAGTCATTGGTGCAGCAGCGAGACAGTCTAAAACACACCATTGAAGAGATGTCTGTTCAGATGGAGCACTTGAAATCTGAGATCACCAACCGGGATAATACACTTGCAGAGCATGAACAGAGGTTAGGACAGTTATCAACCTACCCAGATAAGTTAGAAGCTCTTGAATCAGAGAGTTTGCAACTGAagaaacatttggaagaaacagAGCACCATTTGCAGGAGCAAGAATATTCTTTGAAACTGATTTTGAACAAGTTAGGTGAGATTGAGGTTGGTGGTGAAGGTTATATTAGTGATCCAGTGAAGAAGTTGGAACAGGTTGGGAAGCTATGTTCTGATCTGCATAGTACTGTGGCATCTTTAGAACAAGAATCCAGGAAGTCTAAAAGAGCATCAGAACTGCTACTGGCAGAGTTAAACGAGGTTCAAGAGAGGAATGATAGTTTTCAGGAGGAGCTTGCAAAGATGAATGCTGAACTTGTGGATATCAGAAGAGAAAGGGATTCAGCTGAGGCCTCCAAACTGGAAGCGCTTGCACATCTAGAAAAGTTATCATCCTTGCACGAGGCAGGAAAACACAGCCATTTATCTGACATCATGGAATTAAAATCTAATCTGAACCTTGTCTTCAAAAGCTTTGGTGAGGTTCACAATTTACTGACCAATGCATTTATCTTTGATTTGGAATCTTATCGGAAACTGGAGGCTGGTCTTGAGTCATGCATGAAAGTAAACAGTGCTACAAATATGGTGGATTCATCGATCACCAAAGAACACTGGGCATCTTCTAATAAG AAGGGCTCTGTGCCTGCACATCCTTGGCAAGATTTTGATGCAATTGATCAGTATGATACTTCAGTTGAAAATCTTCGTCTATTTTGTCATCAACTACAACAGTTCATAACAAAGGTCAGTTCTCTTAAGGAAAAAATAAGCATACACTCAAGTTTGGCACAGGAACTAGACAAAACTCTGTCTAAACTAATGGCAAGTATTCAAAGGGAAATGACTTCCCAAAAAGAGTCATGTGAAACCATGAAGAAAGAACTAAGTGAGCATGATGAGAAACTTGTTGCATTTCGTGGGATCATTGCGTACCTCTATGAAGCATGCAATAACTCTTCCATTGtacttgaaaatgaaaaagccGAACTGTCTGGGACGAAGGTTGAATCTTCAGATCTAGGGATGAGCTTGGAAACTCCTTTATTTGATGATGACATATCTGAGGAATATATTAAAACCATGGCAGATAGATTGCTGTTGACTGTGAAAGGGTTTACTAGTATAAAAGCTGAATTTTTAGAtgctaataaaaaagaaatgaagtCTACTATAGCAAATTTGCAGAGAGAGCTTCAGGAGAAGGATGTTCAAAGAGATAGGATTTGCTCAGATCTGGTAAAACAGATCAAGGATGCTGAAGCTGCTGCGACCAGTTACTCTCAAGATCTTGAAGCTTTTAAGATTCAAGAACATAATTTAAAGAAAGAGGTGGAAGCAATTGAGGCAGAAAGGAAGATACTCGAACAGAAAGTGAATGAACTACAGGATAGGCAAGAAACCACTGCTGAATTAGAGGATAAAATGCGATCTCAGACTACTTTACTGGCAGCCAAAGACCAAG AAATTGAAGCACTAATGCATGCCCTTGATGAGGAAGAAACACAAATGGAAGAATTGACAAATAAGATTGTTGATCTTGAAAAGGTTGTTGAACAAAAAAATCAAGAGATTGAGAACCTTGAATTTTCTCGTGGTAAGGTTATGAAAAAGCTTTCCATAACTGTCAGCAAGTTTGATGAGCTTCACCACCTTTCGGCAAATCTCCTTTCTGAAGTTGAAAAGCTCCAATCCCAGTTGCAAGAAAGAGATACTGAAATTTCATTCTTGAGACAGGAGGTTACCAGATGCACTAATGATGTTCTTCTTGCATCACAAATGAGCAATCAGAGAAGCTCTGACGAGATCTTTGAGTTCTTGACATGGGTTGATATGGTTGTGTCTCATGATGGAGCGCATGATATACATCCTGATATGAAGAGCAACAGTCAGGTTCATGAATGCAAAGAAATACTTCAGAAGAAGCTTATGTCTTTATTGTCAGAATTGGAAAATCTAAGGGAAGTTGTAGAAAGCAAGGATGCGATGTTGCAAGTAGAAAGGAGTAAGGTAGAAGAATTGAATCACAAAACAGAAACTCTTGAGACGTCCTTACACCAGAAAGAACTGCAATTGAATTTGCTTGAAGGCGTGGAAGAAACTTCAAAGGGAGCTGGCACAAGCTCAGAGATTGTGGAGGTAGAACCAGTG ATGAACCGTTGGTCACCATCAGGTGCTTTTGTAGCACCTCAAGTACGTAGTTTGCGCAAAGGCAACAGTGATCATATTGCCATTGCTGTGGATGAAAACCCTGGTGGTACTAGTAGGATAGAAGAAGAGGATGACAAAG TTCATGGTTTTAAATCCCTCACTTCATCCAAGATTGTCCCAAGATTTACTAGACCATTGACCGACTTGATTGATGGCTTATG GGTTTCTTGTGATCGGACTCTGATGAGACAACCTGTCTTACGGCTAGGAATTATATTGTATTGGGCCATAATGCACGCACTACTTGCCTTTTTTGTAGTTTAA